From a region of the Candidatus Abyssobacteria bacterium SURF_5 genome:
- a CDS encoding ferredoxin gives MAIERVWITEDCTGCGLCETTCPDVFQLNDQASVKPDADFNGNEELVKQAAEECPVEAIQVEEA, from the coding sequence ATGGCAATCGAGAGGGTCTGGATTACCGAAGACTGCACCGGCTGCGGTCTTTGCGAGACCACCTGTCCGGATGTTTTCCAACTTAATGATCAGGCAAGCGTGAAACCGGATGCCGACTTTAACGGAAACGAAGAGTTGGTGAAACAAGCTGCTGAGGAATGCCCGGTCGAAGCGATCCAAGTGGAAGAAGCGTAA
- a CDS encoding phosphoribosyltransferase, which produces MFRNRTDAALRLAEHLDKYKNQNPLVLGIPRGGVVVASVLAEELHGDLDVTLTRKLRAPGNPELAMGSIDEHGKMYLKREIIDILQVPDEMIEEEREKQLAIIRARTESYRRIHPKVPLKGRIIIVSDDGIATGSTMRAAIDAVQAEEPQSVTIALPVGPAQQIRELAGMVDEMVCLLTPEDFMAVGQFYESFEQVDDADVERILLKFSASTI; this is translated from the coding sequence ATGTTTAGAAATCGGACGGACGCCGCGTTACGGCTGGCCGAACATCTGGATAAATATAAGAATCAAAACCCGCTCGTGCTGGGGATTCCTCGCGGAGGAGTAGTTGTCGCCTCAGTGCTCGCCGAGGAATTGCATGGCGACCTCGATGTCACCCTCACGCGCAAGCTGCGAGCGCCGGGCAATCCGGAATTGGCCATGGGTTCAATTGACGAGCACGGCAAAATGTATTTGAAGCGCGAAATCATCGACATCCTGCAGGTACCTGATGAGATGATTGAAGAGGAGAGGGAGAAACAACTGGCCATCATCCGCGCAAGGACCGAATCCTACCGCCGCATACACCCCAAAGTCCCGCTCAAAGGGAGAATCATTATTGTTTCCGACGACGGCATTGCCACCGGATCAACCATGCGAGCGGCTATAGATGCCGTACAAGCAGAAGAGCCCCAATCTGTTACAATCGCTCTCCCCGTCGGTCCGGCCCAACAGATTAGAGAATTGGCGGGCATGGTGGACGAGATGGTTTGCCTGCTGACGCCCGAGGATTTTATGGCCGTCGGCCAATTTTATGAATCCTTCGAGCAGGTGGATGATGCGGATGTCGAAAGAATCCTGCTGAAATTCTCGGCCAGCACGATCTGA